A stretch of Roseofilum reptotaenium CS-1145 DNA encodes these proteins:
- a CDS encoding non-ribosomal peptide synthetase, with protein MATTSAGDRPLPSWNNTQADYPQDKCIHQLFEAQAERTPDSVAVVFESQQLTYRELNAKANQLARYLQRLGVGPEVLVGLCVDRSLDMVVAMLGILKAGGAYVPLDPAYPAERLAFMLADANLSIAVTQEKLASGLLNSSAQATPFEIVGLDKDWEKISQQSAENVNSTIHSDNLAYIIYTSGSTGKPKGVQITHKSVVCSLDYTCKYFELTECDTLVAVASICFDTSVMEIYSPLNVGARLVIASDEATKTGRILAQLLTLSGATIMVSTPSTWHMVLEAEWDGNKQFKIICGGEALSRNLANRLLEKSSYLWNCYGPTETTIYSTTCQVSPGEGCVPIGKPIDGAEVYILLESGKPAPTGVPGELHIGGATRLARGYLSRPELTEEKFIPNLFCTGDLLYKTGDLARYLPDGNIEYLGRIDDQVKIRGFRIELGEIEAVLLEHPAASQVVVAAREDIANNKRLVAYVVSSLSDPSKITVEEEQVKQWGKLWDEAYKKPAEEWDSALHIGGWNDSYTKKALPTIQVQEWVDCTVKRILALQPKRVLEIGCGTGMLLFRIAPHCKHYWGTDVSVEAIRYVQQEIKDKTLAPNVTLRATPADDLEGIDAGLDTVVINSVIPMFPSMDYLVRVLEKVATLVKPGGAIFVGDVLSRPLLEAFHTSVQLYQAPDSLSTAALQHDIQERIAREKRLNIDLEFFAALKEHLPQISHVEIQLKPGYSQNELTRFRYDVVLHIGKKAPASNAPIYLNWQQDSLTIAAVRQQLLEASPEMLVVAGVPNPRTWADLQAIEWLASPECPETVGELRQNISQAGIEPEDWWQLQSEVDYRINVTWSSNTSEAYYDVVFVRKDSNIIPDSSIISPQETPQQNEPKPWSAYANLPYTGSKPSQLIPQLRQFLREKLPDYMVPSAFVLLDELPLNPSGKIDRRALPAPDRSRPVLDVELVSPRTPTEEIIAGIWAEVLSLDELGVLDNFFMLGGDSIQATQLVSRVRDTFGVELSLHQLFESPTVAELSETLSGASRQKLAPIQPVPRDGEMPLSFAEQRLWFLDRLQEKSIAYNEQEALRLTGSLSVEALQGALQEIVRRHESLRTNYQAVDGSAVRTIAPELDLHIPTIDLQHLSPEEQLSQVQQLSDRESEQPFDLANDPLLRVTLLRLGTDDHVLLLGMHHIITDGWSMGVFANELEAFYGTQVLGLPSPLAQLPIQYADFACWQRQPAIAEILSPQLSYWKQQLAGVPPLLELPTDYPRPTVQTSRGGKEFFEFDFEFTERLKHLSRENGVTLFMTLFAAFSTLLYRYSSQPDIVVGTPIANRNRSEIEAAIGFFVNTLVLRSRFEGNPSFVELLARVRQVSLDAYTNQDLPFEQLVEALQPPRTLSHSPVFQVMFALQNAPRKPVELPGLSFNWLPLETAKAKFDLFLSMEETEAGLIGYWEYNRDLFEPGTIRRMMGHFQTVLVAILANPEARVGELPLLSAAESHQLLVEWNDTFAEYPQEKCIQELFEEQVERTPDAVAVVFEEEQLTYRELNAKANQLARYLQGLGVGAEVLVGICVERSLSTIVGLLGILKAGGAYLPLDPNYPSERIADILADAGVSMLLAIGKGVVPPQNQTQVICLDTAWEEIAKQSEGNLPISVTVNNLAYVIYTSGSTGKPKGVAIEHRSILNLARAIEGAIAATSDEPLCKITLNGPLFFDTSVKQIVQLLYGRTLYIVPENIRLDSRRLLSYLLDCQIDLFDCTPSQLRLLVADGFLNSDTPPKYVLVGGEPIDESTWTALRQAKSRQFYNLYGPTECTVDATVCALGKTGDTPTIGRPIANTQIYILDNYLQPVPIGVPGELHIGGAGLARGYLNRPELTEQKFIPNPFSDEPGSRLYKTGDKARYLPDGNIEFIGRIDNQVKIRGFRIELGEIEATLTQHPEIREAVVMVREDTPADKRLVAYIVTKEEVTSADLRSFLKTKLPDYMVPSAFVFLEAIPLTPNGKCDREALRMQYRRALPAPDTEHREEGAIAPRTPTELHLSQIWSEVLSIPTVGVRDNFFELGGHSLLAVRLMARIERHFGQNLPLATLFQSSTVEEQAKLLDSDQDFQLGSPLVNIKSGGEGAPLFLIPPSSGQVLFYLDLVRNLETERPIYGLQLPGLNGEREPITSPEELAAFAVREIKVVQPHGPYYLAGFCVGGLLAFEIAQQLKQQDDTVELLAMIETHSPKLHKLLNDRMAEENLGYEILYAIGFAQELSASSGKPLSVSPQQLKRLNLEEQLEYILEQAKLQNIIPSEVGVQQMQNLYRVYHATGWATYDYQARPYLGAIHLFNASQPSMELDTDATLGWKDLVKGQIEVHQIPGDHYSIIREPGVGLLTQKLAVCLR; from the coding sequence ATGGCAACAACATCAGCAGGCGATCGCCCATTACCCTCCTGGAACAATACTCAAGCCGACTATCCCCAAGATAAGTGCATCCATCAGTTATTTGAAGCCCAAGCCGAGCGAACCCCTGACTCGGTGGCTGTTGTATTCGAGTCTCAACAACTAACCTATAGGGAATTAAACGCCAAAGCCAATCAACTGGCTCGCTACTTGCAAAGGTTGGGAGTCGGACCAGAGGTATTGGTGGGTCTATGCGTCGATCGCTCCTTGGACATGGTAGTGGCTATGTTGGGAATCCTCAAAGCCGGTGGCGCTTATGTACCCTTAGACCCGGCCTATCCAGCAGAGCGTTTGGCTTTCATGCTCGCGGATGCTAACCTGTCAATCGCAGTCACTCAAGAGAAACTAGCATCAGGACTGCTGAATTCGAGCGCCCAGGCAACGCCTTTTGAGATCGTTGGCTTGGACAAAGACTGGGAGAAGATATCGCAGCAGAGTGCAGAAAATGTAAATAGTACCATTCATTCTGACAACCTAGCCTACATTATCTACACTTCAGGTTCTACTGGAAAGCCAAAAGGCGTACAGATTACCCACAAGAGTGTGGTTTGTTCGCTCGACTACACTTGCAAGTATTTTGAACTAACAGAGTGCGATACCTTAGTTGCAGTAGCTAGTATTTGCTTCGATACCTCAGTAATGGAAATTTACTCTCCCCTGAATGTAGGGGCACGTCTGGTAATTGCAAGTGACGAAGCTACCAAAACCGGAAGGATATTAGCGCAGTTACTGACCTTATCCGGCGCTACCATTATGGTCAGCACTCCCTCTACTTGGCATATGGTGCTAGAAGCTGAGTGGGATGGTAACAAACAGTTCAAAATAATTTGTGGTGGCGAAGCCCTATCGCGAAATCTAGCCAATCGGTTGCTAGAAAAAAGTTCTTACTTATGGAATTGCTACGGACCCACAGAAACGACGATATATTCAACTACATGCCAAGTTAGCCCGGGCGAAGGTTGCGTCCCCATTGGAAAACCAATTGATGGTGCCGAGGTTTATATACTCCTAGAATCAGGAAAGCCAGCTCCTACAGGAGTTCCTGGAGAATTACATATTGGCGGTGCGACACGTCTGGCACGAGGTTATCTTAGCCGACCGGAACTCACTGAAGAAAAATTTATTCCTAACCTATTTTGTACGGGCGATCTCCTTTACAAAACAGGTGACTTAGCTCGCTACCTACCAGATGGCAACATTGAGTACCTAGGTCGGATCGACGACCAAGTAAAAATTCGCGGCTTCCGCATCGAACTGGGAGAAATTGAAGCGGTACTGCTCGAACACCCCGCCGCGAGCCAAGTTGTCGTAGCGGCGAGGGAAGATATAGCTAACAACAAGCGCCTAGTAGCTTATGTTGTCTCTTCCTTGTCCGATCCATCAAAAATAACTGTCGAAGAAGAGCAGGTTAAGCAATGGGGTAAACTATGGGATGAAGCCTACAAAAAGCCAGCAGAAGAGTGGGATTCTGCTCTCCACATTGGTGGCTGGAACGATAGCTATACCAAAAAGGCATTGCCGACCATCCAAGTGCAGGAGTGGGTGGACTGTACGGTAAAACGCATTCTCGCTTTGCAGCCGAAACGAGTGCTGGAAATCGGTTGTGGAACGGGGATGTTACTATTTCGCATCGCACCCCACTGCAAGCATTATTGGGGCACCGATGTTTCTGTAGAAGCAATCCGTTATGTCCAGCAAGAGATTAAGGACAAAACTTTAGCACCGAACGTGACGCTGCGTGCAACTCCAGCAGACGACTTGGAGGGAATAGATGCTGGCTTGGATACCGTAGTAATTAATTCGGTCATTCCCATGTTTCCCAGCATGGACTACCTCGTTCGCGTTTTGGAAAAGGTTGCCACTTTAGTCAAGCCTGGAGGTGCAATTTTTGTTGGAGATGTGTTGAGCAGACCGTTGCTAGAAGCATTTCATACCTCAGTGCAGTTGTATCAAGCCCCTGACTCTCTATCTACAGCGGCACTGCAACACGACATCCAGGAACGAATAGCCAGAGAAAAAAGATTAAATATTGACCTAGAATTCTTCGCAGCCCTAAAAGAGCATTTGCCGCAAATCAGTCATGTAGAAATTCAACTCAAGCCCGGCTATTCCCAAAACGAACTGACTCGCTTCCGTTATGATGTGGTTCTCCATATAGGCAAAAAAGCGCCCGCTTCCAATGCTCCAATTTATCTAAACTGGCAGCAAGATAGTTTGACCATAGCCGCCGTTCGCCAACAACTTCTAGAAGCATCCCCAGAAATGCTCGTAGTCGCTGGCGTTCCCAACCCCCGGACATGGGCAGATCTGCAAGCAATAGAATGGCTCGCCAGTCCCGAATGTCCCGAAACTGTAGGGGAACTGCGTCAAAATATTTCTCAAGCAGGAATTGAGCCGGAAGACTGGTGGCAATTGCAGTCCGAGGTAGATTATCGAATTAACGTTACTTGGTCTAGCAATACCAGCGAGGCTTACTATGATGTCGTATTTGTCCGCAAGGATAGCAACATTATTCCAGACAGCAGCATTATTTCGCCTCAAGAAACCCCTCAGCAAAACGAACCCAAACCTTGGAGTGCTTATGCCAATCTGCCCTACACCGGCAGCAAACCCAGTCAATTAATCCCTCAGTTGCGCCAGTTCCTGCGAGAAAAACTGCCGGATTATATGGTGCCATCGGCGTTTGTCCTTCTGGACGAACTCCCCCTGAACCCCAGTGGAAAAATTGACCGGCGCGCCCTGCCCGCACCCGATCGCTCCCGCCCGGTTCTGGATGTAGAGCTGGTATCGCCGCGAACTCCCACAGAAGAAATTATCGCCGGAATTTGGGCAGAAGTATTGAGCCTGGACGAACTCGGAGTTTTAGACAATTTCTTTATGCTGGGGGGCGACTCCATCCAAGCGACGCAACTGGTATCGCGCGTACGCGATACCTTTGGTGTAGAGCTGTCATTGCATCAGTTGTTTGAATCGCCGACAGTGGCAGAATTAAGCGAAACCCTCTCAGGCGCTTCTCGCCAAAAATTGGCCCCGATCCAACCCGTGCCGCGAGATGGAGAAATGCCCCTATCTTTTGCCGAGCAACGCCTGTGGTTTCTGGATCGCTTGCAGGAAAAAAGCATCGCCTATAACGAGCAAGAGGCTTTGCGCTTGACGGGTTCGCTTTCTGTAGAAGCGCTACAAGGGGCGTTGCAAGAAATAGTGCGCCGTCACGAAAGCTTGCGGACAAATTATCAAGCAGTTGATGGCTCTGCGGTGCGAACGATCGCGCCGGAACTGGATTTGCATATTCCCACGATTGACTTACAGCATTTGTCACCAGAAGAACAGCTATCCCAAGTACAGCAATTGAGCGATCGCGAAAGCGAGCAACCCTTTGACTTAGCCAACGATCCTTTGCTTCGAGTAACCCTATTGCGGTTAGGGACTGATGACCATGTATTATTGCTGGGGATGCACCACATTATTACCGATGGCTGGTCGATGGGGGTATTTGCCAACGAGTTGGAAGCATTCTACGGAACCCAAGTGTTGGGCTTGCCCTCACCGTTAGCCCAACTGCCAATCCAATATGCCGATTTTGCTTGCTGGCAGCGGCAGCCGGCGATCGCAGAAATACTTTCCCCACAACTGTCTTACTGGAAGCAACAGCTCGCAGGAGTTCCTCCTTTATTAGAACTGCCGACAGACTATCCCCGCCCGACGGTGCAAACCTCGCGAGGGGGCAAAGAGTTTTTCGAGTTTGACTTTGAATTCACCGAACGACTCAAGCACCTGAGTCGAGAAAACGGAGTGACTCTCTTTATGACGCTGTTTGCCGCCTTTAGCACCCTACTATATCGCTATAGCAGCCAGCCCGATATAGTTGTAGGCACGCCGATCGCCAACCGAAATCGCAGCGAAATAGAAGCAGCGATCGGCTTTTTTGTCAATACGCTGGTGTTGCGATCGCGCTTTGAGGGCAATCCCAGTTTCGTTGAATTATTGGCTCGGGTACGGCAGGTATCTTTGGATGCCTACACGAACCAAGATTTGCCCTTCGAGCAGTTGGTGGAGGCACTGCAACCCCCGCGCACTCTCTCGCACTCGCCCGTATTTCAGGTGATGTTCGCCTTGCAAAATGCGCCTCGGAAACCTGTGGAATTACCGGGATTGAGTTTTAATTGGTTGCCTTTGGAAACGGCAAAAGCCAAGTTTGACTTGTTCCTGTCGATGGAAGAAACAGAAGCGGGATTAATTGGCTACTGGGAATACAATCGCGATTTGTTCGAGCCAGGAACTATCCGCCGCATGATGGGACATTTCCAGACTGTGCTAGTGGCAATATTGGCAAACCCAGAGGCGCGAGTTGGCGAATTGCCCTTGCTGAGTGCAGCAGAGAGCCACCAGTTGTTAGTAGAGTGGAACGATACTTTTGCCGAATATCCCCAGGAAAAGTGCATCCAGGAGTTGTTCGAGGAACAAGTAGAGCGGACTCCCGATGCCGTAGCAGTAGTTTTTGAGGAGGAACAACTAACCTATCGGGAGCTGAATGCGAAAGCAAACCAATTGGCGCGATATTTGCAAGGCTTGGGAGTCGGGGCAGAGGTGCTGGTAGGGATATGCGTAGAGCGATCGCTCTCTACGATCGTAGGATTGTTGGGAATTCTCAAAGCAGGTGGTGCTTATCTGCCTTTAGACCCGAATTATCCATCAGAACGAATAGCCGATATACTGGCAGATGCTGGAGTTTCGATGTTATTAGCGATAGGAAAAGGAGTAGTCCCACCGCAGAACCAAACCCAAGTCATATGTCTCGATACGGCTTGGGAAGAAATCGCCAAACAGAGTGAAGGAAATCTGCCGATCTCGGTAACGGTAAATAACTTAGCGTATGTCATCTACACATCAGGCTCTACGGGCAAACCAAAAGGAGTTGCGATCGAACATCGCTCTATTTTGAATCTGGCGCGGGCAATCGAAGGAGCGATCGCAGCCACAAGTGACGAGCCTCTATGTAAAATCACTTTAAATGGGCCTTTATTTTTCGATACTTCAGTAAAACAAATCGTACAACTCCTGTACGGTCGCACACTTTATATCGTGCCGGAAAACATTCGATTGGATTCGAGGCGCTTGTTATCCTACCTACTCGATTGCCAAATCGACCTGTTTGACTGTACCCCATCCCAACTCAGACTGCTTGTGGCGGACGGATTCCTAAACAGCGATACCCCTCCTAAGTATGTGTTAGTGGGAGGAGAACCGATTGATGAATCCACTTGGACTGCTTTGAGACAGGCTAAAAGTCGTCAATTTTATAATCTTTACGGACCGACTGAATGCACGGTAGATGCAACGGTTTGTGCTTTAGGAAAGACTGGCGATACGCCCACGATCGGTCGTCCCATTGCCAATACCCAAATTTATATTCTGGACAACTATCTCCAACCCGTCCCTATCGGCGTACCGGGCGAACTCCATATCGGCGGCGCGGGTTTAGCGCGAGGTTATCTGAACCGTCCCGAATTAACTGAGCAAAAGTTTATCCCCAATCCTTTTAGCGACGAACCCGGTTCGCGCTTATACAAAACTGGCGATAAGGCGCGCTATCTTCCCGATGGCAACATTGAATTTATCGGACGCATCGACAATCAGGTGAAAATCCGAGGTTTCCGCATCGAACTGGGGGAAATCGAAGCAACGCTGACTCAACACCCAGAAATCCGTGAAGCCGTGGTTATGGTTCGCGAAGATACTCCAGCAGATAAACGACTTGTCGCGTATATCGTCACCAAAGAAGAAGTGACATCCGCCGATTTGCGCAGTTTCCTGAAAACTAAGCTCCCTGACTACATGGTTCCCAGTGCATTTGTCTTTTTAGAGGCAATCCCTCTAACTCCCAATGGCAAATGCGATCGCGAAGCGTTGCGGATGCAATATCGCCGCGCCCTACCCGCACCGGATACAGAACATCGAGAAGAAGGCGCGATCGCCCCCCGCACTCCCACCGAACTGCACCTGTCCCAAATTTGGTCGGAAGTTCTCAGTATTCCCACCGTGGGAGTCCGAGACAACTTCTTTGAATTGGGCGGTCATTCCCTGTTAGCAGTACGCTTGATGGCTCGCATCGAACGGCACTTTGGTCAAAATCTGCCTCTGGCCACTCTATTTCAAAGCTCTACGGTTGAGGAACAAGCAAAACTTCTGGATTCGGATCAAGATTTTCAGCTCGGATCTCCCCTAGTGAACATTAAGTCGGGGGGAGAGGGAGCGCCACTGTTTTTGATTCCTCCCAGCAGCGGCCAAGTCTTATTTTATCTAGACTTAGTTCGCAATCTGGAAACCGAGCGACCGATTTACGGTTTGCAATTGCCCGGTTTAAACGGAGAACGAGAACCGATAACTTCCCCAGAAGAACTAGCGGCGTTTGCTGTCCGAGAGATAAAAGTAGTGCAGCCGCACGGACCTTATTATCTGGCAGGTTTTTGCGTGGGAGGTCTCTTAGCATTTGAAATCGCCCAACAGTTAAAGCAGCAAGACGACACTGTAGAATTGCTCGCAATGATAGAAACTCACTCTCCCAAGTTACATAAACTTCTCAACGATCGCATGGCAGAAGAAAACTTAGGATATGAGATCCTGTATGCAATCGGTTTTGCTCAAGAACTCAGCGCTAGTTCTGGCAAACCCTTATCCGTGTCTCCTCAACAATTGAAGCGTCTGAACTTGGAGGAGCAGTTGGAATACATCCTGGAACAGGCAAAGCTCCAGAATATTATCCCCTCAGAGGTAGGAGTACAGCAGATGCAAAACCTGTATCGAGTTTATCACGCAACGGGATGGGCAACCTATGACTATCAGGCGCGACCCTACCTTGGTGCAATTCACCTGTTCAATGCCAGTCAACCTTCGATGGAACTTGACACTGATGCAACTCTGGGTTGGAAAGATTTAGTTAAAGGTCAAATCGAAGTTCATCAGATTCCGGGGGATCATTATTCTATTATTCGCGAGCCAGGTGTCGGTCTTTTAACTCAAAAGTTAGCAGTCTGTCTGAGATGA